In the genome of Deltaproteobacteria bacterium, the window AATTATACATTTTCTATTTAAATGTAAAATTATCATCCAGGACTTATCTGCGGCTGGCAAGGCTCTGACAATGGTTTCTCTCAAAATTTATCTATATTATTAATAGGTTATATTTAAATTCATTCCTCTGTCATAATGTGGCACCCTCTTTGCTCCTTTCCCAAGACAGAAAATCTTAAATTAAGGAGGAACGAAAAATGACGAAAAAGACGATTTTGATACTTACTCTGGTATTGAGTTTGACTTTAGCAGGCACTTATGTCTGGGCTCACGGCCCTGGTCAGGGCCGCGGGGGAAGCTCTGGTTGGGGCGCTATAATGGGTACAAAGGGCGGCCACATGATGGGTTGGCATCAGGGCGGTCCTTGGGCACAAGTGGATGAGGAAACGGCCAAGCTCAGAACCGATCTGCAGCGGAAGAGAATTGAAATGATGGCTCTCTTTGCCAAGGAGACTTTGGATGAAGAGCAGATCAAGGCTGTCCATGACGAGATGAACAAGTTGAGGACGGAGCTGTCCAACAAGAGGTTGGAGCTTGGCATCAAATTTAAGAAGGAAAACCCTGATAAACTATTTCCTTTTCCCGGGGGACCCAGGCACGGTCAATTTCACGGCGGCCCCGGTTCATATAGAAGGTAGGGTTACTCTTTTCAATCTCCTTAACCCTCCCTCAAAGCACGGGGGGAACTTCAAGTGGAAAAGTTCCCCCCGATTCTCGTAAAATTATTACCAATTTTTAACTGTATTTCAGGAAGACCTTTTTGTCCTCAAGAGTGGTCCTTCCTGAAAGCGTTTATAATTTGCCCGCGGCTCCCAGGGCGAGGGTCTCGTTTACTCCGTCTTCGATCATGGCCGCCCGGGCATCCCTGAAGATTTTTTCAATAACGTATTCTCTGGAGAGTCCGTTTCCTCCAAATATCTGGATGGCCTGGCTGGCAACCCGGAAAGAGGCCTCGGTGCAAAAGATTTTGGAAGCGATGGAGTATTCCAGGGCTGGCAGCTGCATTGCTTTAGTTTGTGTCCCGTTATAAACACTGACCTGACGCGAGAAGGAACGGGCCGCCTCCACCGAGGTAAACATATCAACGAGTTTTAATTTTATGTTCTGGTGTTCGATGATAGGGACCCCGCCCTGTATCCTTTCTTTGGCATAGTTGAGCGCCTCGTCATAGGCGGAATGGGCCGTGCCTGCGAAAACGCTCCCCATGCCTGCGTTAGCCCCGGCCATTTGCGCGGTCATTAAAAAATTGAACATACCAGGATCCGCGCAGATCATCATGGATTTGGGGATACGCACGTTGTCGAAGAAGATTTCTCCCTGGTTCAGGTCTCGCTGTCCCATCTTGTCCAATGGTTTTCCCCGGGTGATGCCTGGCAGGTCGAGCGGGATGACTGCTATGCCGCAGTTCTCCATGCCCTTGGATGGGTCCAGGCTTAAAAAGAGGGCCGCGTGAGTAGCGATGGTGCCGTTACTGACCCAGGCCGCCTTCTGCCCGTTGATGACGTATTCGTCCCCGTCCAGAATCGCCCTTACCTGGGGCGCGCATGCCGGATCTTTTGCCTGGGGACCTTCCCAATGCAGCCAATCCGAACCATGGTCCGGCTCGGTAATGGGCCAGCATCCGATCATCTTTCCTTCGGTGTCCGCGCAGTACTGGGCCGTCATGGCCTGCACTTCGGGATCTTGAGCGAGAGCGGCGTAAGTGAAGGGCATGGAACTCACCCCCAAACAGATGGTCAACCCCGAGGCGGCGTATCCCATCTCCTCAGCGATAATAGTTCCGGTTAACGAATCCACCTCCAGACCGCCGATTATTTCCAGGAAGGACATCTTGTGGTAGCCCAGCTCATAAGTCTTTTTGATCACATCCCAAAGGATTGACCCATCTGCGATTACAGATTCAGGATCAAGCTTGTCCAGTTCGATCGAAGCCGGTCGCCATACTTCCATCAGGAATTTCCGGGTCGCTTCTCGCATGGCCTTCTGCTCATCGTTAAGATCAAGATTCAGTTCTACAATTCCCATAATTTCCCTCCTTTGCTAGCCGGTTAAA includes:
- a CDS encoding acyl-CoA/acyl-ACP dehydrogenase produces the protein MGIVELNLDLNDEQKAMREATRKFLMEVWRPASIELDKLDPESVIADGSILWDVIKKTYELGYHKMSFLEIIGGLEVDSLTGTIIAEEMGYAASGLTICLGVSSMPFTYAALAQDPEVQAMTAQYCADTEGKMIGCWPITEPDHGSDWLHWEGPQAKDPACAPQVRAILDGDEYVINGQKAAWVSNGTIATHAALFLSLDPSKGMENCGIAVIPLDLPGITRGKPLDKMGQRDLNQGEIFFDNVRIPKSMMICADPGMFNFLMTAQMAGANAGMGSVFAGTAHSAYDEALNYAKERIQGGVPIIEHQNIKLKLVDMFTSVEAARSFSRQVSVYNGTQTKAMQLPALEYSIASKIFCTEASFRVASQAIQIFGGNGLSREYVIEKIFRDARAAMIEDGVNETLALGAAGKL